The genomic region AACCGATAAccaatatttggaaccgatatgcatttacattaagattttggaatgttacaaactccaacacaacactttatttaaatgcttttaccaattatttaataaattataaaCTTTCAacaatacacagtaaaagagagtcagatagtgtttttgggcgggacattaagtcagactcagtggtgagtgaaaccgaagcagagggacagacacagagctgtagccgagtcaaagtagcgcactttttaattaGTTAACTTTattggttatcaggcaaataaaacgctgatacagataatctgcaaactgccaaaaaatggcCTGATAATGTGTGTAATGAGTACTTGTGCTAAAATGCTTGTGCATCATTATCTTAAAATGTCACTTAATCTGATTAGTGTCCCATTTCTTCTAAcattctttaaagtgctcatattatgctgtttggctttttccttttcctttataGTGTTATAAATCTTTtctgtgcacgttataggtttacaaagtgaaaaagcccaaagtccaccccaaagggacttaccatctccaacagaaaacactgttcaccaactgctccaaacagctctattgtagtccagcctttacttccgtgacgaacgtgcatcactttgtaacacacgttataatgctcgcctagctgctagcttggcacaccctcatactctgcttctgactggctagtagttcttacctagctactgcgcatgtgcaactcccaacaaagatggaacaaaagtgagatgtctcactctgtagctaaaacagagagctcaacacacagggtgaaaagaggagctgcagtaatgtgcagtacgacaaaaatatgtttttttttggaaaattaaaccatgtaaacctattctggtacaacctctaaatacaattatgaacctgaaaacgagcataatatgaacactttaacaTTCCTGTGGTAATTCTGCCTTCAGGTACAATGTACTGAGTATTGTCTGTGTGGAACACGTCCTCCAGGCTTCTGTTTTACTACATAGTGTTTGTCATTGATCTAggatgttttataaaattgggcATTTGATGTGATGATTTGAATCAGGCTCAACTCAAGTAGCTTAATTTGCTCTAATACACAGtttttttctcaattgtttAGGTCCAACACAGAATTTTATGTGTCAATGAAAGCAGGACCACATCTCCGGGCAAACAGTGGGAGACTCAACCAACCTGCTTTTGTCGCTCTCCCTCCTCCACTAAGGTAttgcgcatacacacacacacacacacctgcatgcaaaaaaaaacaacataaaacttATACTATAGTCTAAAAAGCTTGAACTTTAATTAAATGTCATGGGAGAGTGTTAACCACTGCCAACTCTTAAAGGAATGGCTGACGTTTCGCTTACTTAGagttaaagagcccctattgtgctttttgggatttttttcccgtattatagtgtgttatatagtttttttgtgtatgtaatagatgtataaagtacaaaaaaacacatttcactcccacagacagcactttttctcaactgcctaaAGTTGGCTCGCCtgcattcctgtttgaaattcctcaattagtGATGACATTGATTAAGAAGCCAGGccagtttttcatatgtgctgACCATTAGCCTTAGCcatagtgttgtttttttaaccaatacAAATATTAATTTGATCTTTAATCAATACAAAACCCAATGTATATAAACATAAATTCAGCGTTTTACGGGGGAGTTTATGAGTTGGACTAGTTGCCAGACAACCAGcggagactccaggaagttaccGGCCATTTCCAAGAAATAGCCAGCACCTCACCAAATACTGTaatacgttaacgttaccttcTGTTGTTGTAGAGATATTTGACATTGACAATATCAATAAGTTTGCTTCTCAACTTTGTTGTAGTTCTATTTGTGATTTGAGGGGCTGATTGTATCTATGTTTCTGTGATCAGGGCCCGTGTGAACTGCCCTCATGATTTCCATTTGTCAGTCAAAGACCTGGATGGTGACAGGGTAAGATGTCGCTTTGCCCAGCCCGATCAGGGAGAGTGTCTCAACTGCATTCAGCACTCTTTCATAGAGCTGGACGAGGTGAGTCTCACTACAGCGTGTCCTtaactttatatacagtctatggttctaaGTTAGTCGAGGCCAGAGTCGATTTGAACTACGTTATATACTGTTGAGCTCTTTAGTCTCAAACAAATCATCATATGTTAGAGGCTTATCATATGTTTCGTATGTAAAAtctatctgcaaagtaactagtaactatagctgtcagataaatgttgcgcagtaaaaagtaaaatatatccCTCTGGCAtatagtgaagtagaagtataaagcatTTTATAAAGCAtatcatggaaaaaaaaaagtaaagtacacATAGTTGGGGTGTTCTTCTTTTGTTAGGGTCATTCCTATTATGCAGCAACATCTCAGCCTCAAAACTTTTGAAaaatattgttcatgtttcataCAATCAGAGAGAGTTTTACATGGCCTATAAAATGATTAAAGAATATTTTGagtattttatcattttatagCTTACAGTTCTTGTAGAAGTTCATTACTTTGCACTGGTGACATGGTACAATTGAACTATTTGACTATTTTTTTAAGACAATATGAGGAAGTAATTCATGGGGACAGAAATGTTGCTACACACCTGGAATTACCTGTTACTGTATTTTACAGCCCAACCCTCAAAGGTATGTTGAGCTCCAGCTAAGGCTTGAAAGTCCTGGTAGGCAAATAACATTTGTAAATCCTTGTCCAGAAACAAAGGCCCAGTTACTTTAAATAACAAACAGACCTCgtcatataataaataaaatcatttcAGCTCAGTGAAAACTTGACATGGTTACATTCCGTTTGGTTATGCCAGGAGAAATGCATGTTGACATTCACTGGAAAAGCACCGGCAGGACAGTATTTCCTCTACCTGATGGCGGAGGACCTGATTCCTGTGCCCAAAATGAGCCACATCACAGACAACAAACCCCTCAGCTCCGTCCCTGTGCACCTCTTTCTCACTGGTGAGTCTGTCAGTCAGATAATAGCAGCATTAATATTGCCGATTCATGTCATTGGGCATGAATATGTAGACATACAGAATAAAGATAATTACAGTACAGAGCGTTAACATAAAACAGCATGGTTAAAGAATATTTTGAGTTCAAGCTGTGTCCCATTTCAGTCCTTCCTTTCATAGATTACCTCCTGTCTTCTGTTATAATTTAAAGTTATAGCAACGTTTCTTATTCTCCTTCCTTTCAGTGGAAGAGTCGACTTCCAGCTGCAGTGATGAACCTGTGGCAACAGGTGAGACCCCCAAAGAGGACTCCATGCTGTTTATCCTGCCGTACCAGGAGGTGCGATTCACCACCGACTTTGTGTCACAGCTGGAGAGGTGCGTCCTGAACGACTTCTTGTATatattctttgtgtgtgtatatatatatatatatatatatatatatatatatatatatatatatatataaaatgaatgaattagaCATTTTTCAGAGTAAAGCTATTCATATACATTACTCTGCAAACCGTCATTTATTCAGTACGTATTTGCTTATATAAAACAGAACATTATCTGATTAaactactttacttttttttatataaaactgtatacatatatttatttacacaATGCAATGTGCCACATTTTATAGATGCTACAGTAGTTACTGTCATGTGACTCAACATGACAAAAAATGACGACTCATGAGAGAAATCTCAGTTTACAGCTCACTAGAGAGTAAACTCTTGAGTGCCTATTGTATATGGAGTAGTGACGTGAGTGATGTCAGACGCACGAATCACGCATATTAATGAAAATCACCTGTATGGGTTTAGGAGGGGTGTACAGGGTCTTTAAGCAAGCTGTCACAAAGCCAGTTGTGAAATGAAAGTTGTTTCTCTATATGTGCAGTGTTTTAGAGGTAGCAGTGGTTGGTCCCCCTGAACTCTTCAGGGTTGGTTTTAATTCAGTTGGCCCCCTGGCAACCATGACCATGGCCTGGGTCCGCTCCGAAAACAACCTGGCCCGCCTTTTGCCCATCTGCTTTTCTGTGAATACCATGAGGTAAGTTGTTCTGTGAAATGAATGGCAATAATGCTGCCAGACAAAGTGGTGTGATTCACACTCTGGCCCCGCATGAGTCCTGGAAATTTCTATTATGTTTGTATTAAAAGACACCTTTAAAATGGCCTACAGAATACatgtatgtttcttttttttaatagagtATAACTATAATGCTGTTAATGGTAATAGGTACCAGTATTGTGCTAAAAATAGTGGTGTAGGCCTAAAGTGTTATTTTACTAACACACATGGAGTATATATTTGCTTATGTAACAGTAACACATAGCTAATTAAATTACAAATCTGTTACTTGTACCTAGttctaagtgtgtgtttgtgcgtgtgtgtgcacccATGCAGAATTTGAAAAACTAACACAATCATATCTACATATAGTGATTTATAGTAAAATGAAATGACAGAATCAAAAAATACTCAAACTTATCAAGGGATAACAAATGACTTAGCTCagttacagtatgctgtaagtagtataatatatatatatacatattgtgTTCTCCCATTTTGAACtttctatttttattcattGTTTCATTGGACAGCACCTTGTAACCCTGGTTTTGAGGggcgctttataaataaagtttacttacctactttgttactgtaaatTCTTGGTTTGATCTTGGCACGCAGCCTTTGTATTACAGTATGTCATACCCATCCCTCTCATTCTCCTGTTTCCTTCCTGTATCTATCCTGTCAACTATTGCAAAAATGTGAGAATGCTATAAGCACATTACAGTATAGTGTCCACTGGAAGACTGCCATGCACACCTACACTGCCTGCAAGTAAAATGTACTTGGAGCATATTTAGTACATGATGTGGTCTAATTTGCACTTGCCTTTCCAGTTTGCAGTCAGAGCCCAGATGCGTGTGGCTGTACCAAAGTAAGAACTCCAGCTTCTTAGAAATATAAGAATGCCAGTTATGCTTTACTGTTAAAAATATGCCTTTCTTAATTATTTCAGGGGAGATGAGGAAACTACCTGCTGGAACAGGTAAAGAAAATATTACACCCTGTTGTATTCAAGTGTCAAGTGTGtgatttaaattttaaatgtacttattATTCCTGTGAGTAAGATTTTTGTATTGATTGCCGTCTGCCTGCAGAGCTGACGTGTGAGAAGACAGAAATGACTCTGGTGCTCCCTGTCACCTCCCTGAGTAACATCAACCTGGCCGAACTGCAGCTCAACAGCCCCACCTGTCCCGTCAcctacaacaacacacacctgaCTGCACATATCTCCTTGACTGGCTGCGGCACCAAGACTGTGGTAACATGCtccacttttctttctttcttttttttgtatctttttgtCATCCTGTCTTTCCTATCTCTTTCTTAGACTTAATATATTTTTAGCCCCTCCTGACATGTCCCTTACACATTTTCAAAAGGCAAAGACATTTATACATTTCTGTATACGTTGCACTAAATAGTGGGAGCTAGTTGCTAGTTTTTATTGTTTGGGCTCTGTACAGTACTCCATGTATAAAATACCATTTCTAGACAGTACACCAGATGTAAGGCTGCAACTATCAGTTATTTTCAATATCAATCTGCAGAATATTTTCTTGACTAATTGATTCATTGACTAGTTGTTCTCTAATTGCTCTATTCAGATGTGGATGTAAACACATTAAAAATTATAAAATGCactgaaaaagagaaaacaggGTACAAAGATACTTCTTTATTCCTCCAAAATGTAaattattggaaaaaaaaaaacattattagtttaatgctttgttgtttatatccttcttttctctgtctATTTGTGACTAAGAAAGGGATCACAGCAGTACTTTAAGACTAATTTTACTTGGGTGCCTAAATGGACTAGTGGTAGAGGCTTagtccttgacgcagaggtcgcGGGTTCGATTCTGACCTGTGGcactttcctgcatgtcattccccctctcccttccctttcatgtctaagctatcataataaaggcctaaatgccaataaaataatctttaaaaaagaaaattaaaacaataagaGTAACTTTAATTAACACCCCCTAAAAATGTTTATCTTTGCGAACCTCAAGTGGTTTAACTTTTACTTGCACAGATGCACTCCAGAACACTGCTGGGTGTGGTTATACTGTAGGTGCTGAAGAGCACACTTCTGACCATACCTGAAGTGAAACAGTCTGGAACAAGCAGAAAGTGcagtaaaaccttttttttttttttttttaccgtctGAGTAAAACACTGCTTTTCAGTCTGGTGTTAAGTTActcattaaatttaaaaaacactttgcACTGACAAATTATTCAGTTAAATTCCGGCTATACTCTTCCTCATCCTCTCCTTTTGTCCAGAGCTCTGGTTCAGAGCTGGTTTACACCAACACCTTGCAAAGTGTGCGTCCCTACACTATGGTCAGCCGCCAGCCCTCCCTCGTCCTCCCTCTGGCCTGCCGGATCCCTGGAGCCCAGGTTAAGGGGCCGCAGTACAACATCAGCATGCCCACAGAGAAGGAGACCTTCGGTGAGCTCAGGATTTGGATAGAATTTCACTTACCAGGAGAGGGGCCCCTGGGAGAATATACGCGCGTGCCCAAGTTGCACTCCCTCCAGATGCTGCCAGGACGACTGCGTCGAGAAGCAGAATCATCATCAGACAACTCGAACAGCATCTCCACTAATACCAGCACTTCTACGGGAGGAGCCAGGATCGGGTCCAGGATTGAGTCGCTGTACCTCCAGGTGTTGTCAAACTGCAGCATTACTCAAGCAGAGATGATAGTGAGCAGTTGTATTGAGTCTGAGACGGCAGACTTTGCAGAATCCTACCCCCTTCTGGAGCAAGGGTCAGTCAACGTGTTTCGTATTATAGTTTAAGGTTGCTATCTAGTGTGAAAGAAATATTGACACTGTTTGGCTGCAGAAGTCACCTCTGGATTTGAAACATATCATATACCGTAAATTCCAATAGttctctcattttttttcttccaggtgTATAACTTCCAACAGCACATTAGAGGTTGTTATAGAACAAAGCAATTCCAAGGTTTACCGCCTTGATTTGAGCTCCTTGAAGGCCAAAGGATCTACGGTCTGTACTCtcatgcaacacacacataacaatATATTTTTCAGTTCTTCTCTTCTGGGTGTTATTTTAAATCTTCCAAGACAAGTGTGATCAGACCACGAATTTTTTGTCCTGTATTGATATAGACTTTGTGGAGAAAGGCACTCATGTAACCCATGCTGGTGTTGCAAAACTTTCTGCAGGTAGTAGAGATTTAGCCCCAATTACGCCATCAGAAACCGCTGGTACGAATATTTATGATCACACTTTTCATTACCAATTTTTAGTTACGTTAGGTTCACCTTTTGGGTCAGACTGAATGGATGAATTGCCATGAAAGTTTGTACAGACGTCCATTGTCCCCGCCCCGAGGATAAAGCCTACCAACTTTGAGTCCTTGACTTTACCTCcagtgccaccatgaggttaaaagttgtggttttgagtgaaatgtcccAAAAACTATTGGAAAGATTTCCTTTAAATTTAGAACAAACATTCATGTTTCCCAcatgatgaattgtaataactttggtgatcccttaaccTTTCTTCAAGTGCGTCATCAGGTCAAAAAATCTGTttgttaaataataataattcattacatttatatagcgctttatcaTAGACACTCAAAGCATTTTAAGGGAGGCACTACTCTCTACCACCACCCATGTGTAGCACCCACCTGGGTGATGCACAGCAAACCTTACGACACCAGATGCTCACAACACATCAACTTGGAACATGTTTTTAGTGTTGGGGGAGAAATCCCCATGCAGActtcacacagaaaggcccaggACGACCAGGGTTTGAACCCACCGTGCTGCTATATCTTTAGGTTTAGGTTATggccaaatacctgcaaaactaatgacattcccatcatccTCAGTTGTGTTTATCattaattagctaatgttagcatgcgaTAACAGCCAAACTAAAATATTGACCATGGTTAAAATTATCAGTATGTTAGTTTTGTAATTAGgggcatgttagcatgctgacattagcatttaaaggtcccatggcatgaaaatttcactttatgaggttttttaacattaatatgagttcccccagcctgcctacggtcccccagtggctagaaatggcgataggtgtaaaccgagccctgggtatcctgctctgcctttgagaaaatgaaagctcagatgggccgatctggaatcttccctttatgatgtcataaggggaaaggttctctgctttgcccgcacagagaatttggcccgcccatgagaaagagagagacatcatggcttgcaaacgagcgaagcatggcagttggtcaaggccacacacccccccccctccaccttgcccctcctctctcctcctcaatagcatttaaagctacagacacagaaatgacacatcctaaggaaagctcattgtgggactggctctagtggctgtaattctgcaccaaggctgaatttcgggaaagagacttcagatacagtattaggggaccactaaggcctaaataaaagcatccaaaaagcagcatgtcataggacctttaacataAAGTACCACTGTGACTTAGTGCAGCCtggtacagacacacagagtagCTAGCATGGTCTTGTTTGTTGGGGATTGAACATTACCCGTTGTTACAGTATTCTGTCGATCAGTGTCTAATAAATTGTTGAGGTGAAGTTGTGAAGTTATATGTTTGTGAGCTGTCTCTCCCCACCACTAACTTTTAATTTTGTGTTGTGCAGATGTATGTCCAGTGCACAGTCAATCTGTGCATCGCCACCGGGCCCTCTCAATCGTGCCCTGATCTGTGTACCCGCTCCATCAATCAAAGATCATTACTGGTTGGCAGTGTGTTTACCAGCACCTACACCGTTCGCTCAGGAGCCGTTAGCCTCGTGGTCACCACTCCTGCACCAGCCACAACGACTACTACTACAACCACTACTGCACCAACTACAACAACtaaaactactactactgttaCTGTTCCACATACCACAGCTGCCCAGAGCACCACCACCTCACATGGTAAGGCGTTATTTTCTAAACAATCCCCCATGTACCgtaatgtctttgtttttgaaTTTGTGATCATTCATGAAATTAAACATCAATCCACTGACCTGTTTATTACATTAGGTGCAAGGTGCATTTAAGTTTGTGAAGTATATCTGCAAGCAAAACATTTTCTCTATCTTTAAACTATATTTAAGTTTTATTTTCGCAAAAAGTAccttttttggggcattttacgCCTTTGTTTGATACTGATAATGGAGAGAGACAAGAAATGTGGGGAAAGAGGGTATATGACATGCAGCTTACTTGCATAATTTTTTCATAATTCAAGTATTGATTCAAGTTACATTatccttttttaaatgtcttaaaaatgGTCACTTTCACACATAGTGTAATTGTAAACACATACCTGTCCTCTCTTCTCTTGCAGCTCCAGAACAGGCCTCAGCCATGGCAGCAGGAGTGATTTTGACGATCAGCATATTTCTTCAAAACGTCGTCCTTTTCTGAACATACTGCTGGATGATGATTTGTCAGGATATGAAGCACTACATTGGCCTGTTTGGGACATTTTAAGTTTTAATCCACACATGATTACACTGTAAATGTTGAGCTTTTCCAGAAAAGCGAATACAAGCGAGAGCACCTTACATTACTGTcaaaaagcaaaaatatatTGCTGCACTGCTCGCATTGACTAATCCTTATTATTGTATCTCATATCACAATTAGTTATAGGATGCTAAAGGATGTGACACAGACAAGGGGTCACACAATAAAATATTCTCCCTAAAATGGggctttatttttaatttgcttTTATGGGGAGTCCTCGAGTCGGTGGACTTTGTTGCATGTTATTCTTCCTCTCATTCCCCTCACTTcctgtcaaaaaagaaaaacatatttttctgtAATAAATTGTTTGTATAACATGAATAtattattaaagctttagtgatattaactttaacttagtaactttttgatattaatgaacgtctattacattcaagccattgtcaaatgagttactacaaagctaattacgactgtcagctccacacaagtatttctcagtatggctatgttcagaagattgtggcgtccggctactttcgcgcgcagaaactcaagtgaagataattacctcttctgaagagtccatcatgttttttgaatcctctgtgtccttcttggctactagcaactgcttggaggaggggtgggggatgtgtgcgcgatcacggaaggctcgtatcatgtggatgcgccgacagtgttgttgtcattacttagaattcctcatgggggagacagaaaccacgcactatagctttaaacacaCTGGCATTAAACATGCAAACTGAGTTTTGTTTCATGGATCTGTTTTGTTGCAAAGCTGTACAGGCTGGTGGTCAGTTAGACAACTACTGTATTTCAAGAATTTTAAGAAGTGCTGCAGCACATAGTAAGATGGAGCTAGTCAGAACATAACAAAAAAATCTGGTATTATTGGAGGAAAGAGTATGTAagcattttttaaacaacacatttagttttttaattTACTTATCAATTGACATTATGACATCAATACTAATGCTCCTActgataacaataataatggTCTTTATTATTGAGCACTTTTCAAAAACCAAGTTACAAAGCACTTTACATTATATTGCAAATATAAACAACAATATTAGAAAGCATATTGAACAACATAGGTAACTTGAAGACAATAAAGTAAACcagataaataaatgtaaaacacaattcatcaaaataaaaaaattataaatgtaaaaacaataaaaacaaatctacactcaccttgaatattattaggaacaccctactgaTAGCGTGTTTGaacccctttcgccttcagaactgccttaattcttcgtggcattgattcaacaaggtgctggaagcattctctagaaatgttggcccatattgataggatagcatcttgcagttgatggagacttgtgagatgcacatccagggcacgaagctcccgttccaccacatcccaaagatgttctattgggttgatatctggtgactgtgggggccattttagtacggtgaactcattgtcatgaactaacaaaaaaacatgaaattgtGTTATGTGAGCCCCAATGATTTGGAAAACAGTAACTTAATTTTATTAACTAATTTCTAGCCCGTATATGAAACAGCACTGACCTCTCCTGATTTTGTACCTTACTGCAGTCATTTTCAAAGTGCGGTCTGGGGACCCCCGGGGATCCATGGCACTCTGCCAGGGGTCTGTGAAAAGTTTtcaaattcattcatttaaatgatcatgaaaatgttttattgttttgttttttatacaaACAGCttcaacaaaatattttcattttaaaatctaTAATATTTCATAGATTACAGTCTTATCTAACACATCTATAACTCTTAGAATATGCAAATATGTTGAATATGTGTCTAATATCGTTCTAATTCATTTCTCTTGTGTTGGTCTTTAAAATAACTAATACTatagaagtgtaaaaaaaaggCTATGTCAAACTACTCCAAGGGACATACACGGGGGCCCCAGTATATTTCTCTATCTTGTAAGGGGTCTTTGGTTCAAAAAAGATTGAGAACCTCTGTCTTACTGGACaaagatgcatgtcttttccagACCTTTTTCACACATTTACTGCTATGATATGTAAATATACTAGCCCATTCTatagatctgtgtgtgtgtgtgtgtgtgtgtgtcacaggcTTTAAGATCTGGCATGTACTTTAGTACATAATGCATTGCTTTTATAAAGTTATCTCTAGGTGGCATGGAAAATGGCAAATCCATATTTGTCAAAATTAGTATAGACATCCAATTATAATGTAGCAGACGAGCAACATGGAGGTTATGGTGCATAACCCATGGATAtattatattaaggcatgaccaTAAACTAAACCAGACCCCTTTAACCAAAGACACTGgcctttactgtatttgttttcATTCTGGAGATCTGACCAATCCCAGTTTAGACTGGGAGGAGACTAGCCCGCCTTCATGTTAGACACGCCTCTATGTTCAAGGAACACCGCTTCATACATACACTGTTGTTAGCGACGTAGCCTCTACGGCCAATttcatttttgacatttctatTTGAGACCACTTCTCAGAACTTCACTTTTTGTCACGGACAGGTGAATGAACGAATAGCGGTTTACTGGTTGGATCCCGGTACACTGGTGTGTCAAATTGTTGCTGGTGGCAGTCCTGCGAGGTAAGTTAAACTAGTGTTAGCCAAAGAGACCCTGTACTGATGGGGGTTGGTTGTTGTGCTAACGTAGCTTTTAGTTAGCTTCTGTGTAACCTTGCCAAACAGACCAGATAGCGATCGAATGCTCGCTGCTTTCCAGTGATGACTTAATATGTTGGTGTATTTTCGTCTTCCAACAAAACATGTGGGATTTCAGTAGCGGCAACATTAGCTTGCAGCGCCGATAAGTTAGTCAAGCTAGTCTAGGCTAGCAAGCTAAGAGCGGCGACCATGAATTAGCTGA from Sander lucioperca isolate FBNREF2018 chromosome 3, SLUC_FBN_1.2, whole genome shotgun sequence harbors:
- the LOC116043403 gene encoding uncharacterized protein LOC116043403 — translated: MLDTFKLGILLLSLTLVLLGPACQASSLGLTVHVVPLDIDGGNTVRAYFSAIVPIPCPTLSGLCAEGEDCQVYTTSSPFIGTKPNPGWCVRQWQKTVPSNYNATITLGSNTEFYVSMKAGPHLRANSGRLNQPAFVALPPPLRARVNCPHDFHLSVKDLDGDRVRCRFAQPDQGECLNCIQHSFIELDEEKCMLTFTGKAPAGQYFLYLMAEDLIPVPKMSHITDNKPLSSVPVHLFLTVEESTSSCSDEPVATGETPKEDSMLFILPYQEVRFTTDFVSQLESVLEVAVVGPPELFRVGFNSVGPLATMTMAWVRSENNLARLLPICFSVNTMSLQSEPRCVWLYQREMRKLPAGTELTCEKTEMTLVLPVTSLSNINLAELQLNSPTCPVTYNNTHLTAHISLTGCGTKTVSSGSELVYTNTLQSVRPYTMVSRQPSLVLPLACRIPGAQVKGPQYNISMPTEKETFGELRIWIEFHLPGEGPLGEYTRVPKLHSLQMLPGRLRREAESSSDNSNSISTNTSTSTGGARIGSRIESLYLQVLSNCSITQAEMIVSSCIESETADFAESYPLLEQGCITSNSTLEVVIEQSNSKVYRLDLSSLKAKGSTMYVQCTVNLCIATGPSQSCPDLCTRSINQRSLLVGSVFTSTYTVRSGAVSLVVTTPAPATTTTTTTTTAPTTTTKTTTTVTVPHTTAAQSTTTSHAPEQASAMAAGVILTISIFLQNVVLF